CTCAAGATAGCTGCTACAGGCAAGTCTTGGAAGAAATGAAAAATGGAAAAAAAGTGAGCCATTGGATGTGGTTTATATTTCCGCAAATATCAGGATTAGGTAAATCTGGGCCTGCAAAAAAATATGAGATTGCCAACATAGAAGAAGCTGAATACTATTTGATGGATGAATTGCTTTCAAAAAGACTACTTGAACTAACTGGAATTTTAGCATACGAAGTTGAAGGAAGGACTGCCGAGCAAATATTTGGATTTCCTGATTACCTTAAATTTCACTCAGCAATGACACTTTTTTATTCAGTAGTAATAACGAACAGACAATTTGAAAATAATAGCGACTTTTTATGCTTTGAAAATGCAATTCGAAAATACTATGAGGGAAAACTTGACACTTCCACTTTGGAAATATTAAAGACTACAACACTTTTTACCAACGAAACTCCATATCAATTCGCATCCATTTCAGTTGACCAAGAAGACTTCAATTTCAGACTAGAATACGTAAATATTCAACCTGCAGACAAATGGAAACCACCAGTAGGGACTTTATTAATTCAAAGCAAAGACGAAGACAGAATTGCCTC
Above is a window of Bacteroidota bacterium DNA encoding:
- a CDS encoding DUF1810 domain-containing protein: MKYDLDRFKTAQDSCYRQVLEEMKNGKKVSHWMWFIFPQISGLGKSGPAKKYEIANIEEAEYYLMDELLSKRLLELTGILAYEVEGRTAEQIFGFPDYLKFHSAMTLFYSVVITNRQFENNSDFLCFENAIRKYYEGKLDTSTLEILKTTTLFTNETPYQFASISVDQEDFNFRLEYVNIQPADKWKPPVGTLLIQSKDEDRIASIENAMGPLCWSSNKKIVVLPICKMHWLKGFQQKFAIINLDKRTITNLKQVHKGEPRIINKVEDENFYFKHFNANKKIVEGVVNFTKSEIEETRDFS